In a single window of the Cucumis melo cultivar AY chromosome 11, USDA_Cmelo_AY_1.0, whole genome shotgun sequence genome:
- the LOC103495927 gene encoding protein VASCULATURE COMPLEXITY AND CONNECTIVITY, with protein sequence MKLVGVLICLLVVAMDIVAGLLGIEADIAQNKVKHLRLWIFECRDPSEQAFKLGLGAAGLLGLAHIIANLLGGCNCICSQDELEKSPPNRQISIACLVFTWIILAVGMSMLVIGAMGNNKSRASCGFTHHHFLSIGGILCFVHGLFCVAYYVTATAAE encoded by the exons ATGAAGTTGGTTGGTGTGTTGATTTGCTTGTTGGTTGTGGCGATGGATATTGTTGCCGGGCTGCTCGGGATCGAAGCCGACATAGCTCAAAACAAG GTGAAGCATCTTCGATTATGGATATTTGAATGTAGAGATCCAAGTGAGCAAGCTTTTAAATTGGGATTAGGAGCAGCAGGGCTTTTGGGATTGGCTCATATTATTGCTAATTTGCTTGGTGGTTGTAATTGCATTTGCTCTCAAGATGAGCTTGAAAAATCTCCTCCAAATAGACAAATCTCCATTGCTTGCCTCGTTTTCACTTG GATAATTCTTGCTGTGGGAATGTCTATGTTGGTGATTGGAGCAATGGGGAACAACAAATCAAGAGCAAGTTGTGGATTCACACACCATCATTTTCTGTCAATTGGTGGGATTTTGTGTTTTGTTCATGGCTTGTTTTGTGTTGCTTATTATGTTACTGCAACTGCTGCTGAGTAA